The following are encoded in a window of Bacillus marinisedimentorum genomic DNA:
- a CDS encoding N-acetyltransferase translates to MIIRPMTASDIDGVYKVAKETWRDTYRDIIPKEVQDEFLDFAYSREMLEKRMKASTMLVADQGETVIGYIQITRKNSGSSAELDAIYILPGYQHVGIGSRMLTEGIKRLNANTLSVVVEKENKKGRMFYEGKGFIPVKEFEEEFLGYRLNSLEMMLKIK, encoded by the coding sequence ATTATTATTCGGCCTATGACTGCAAGTGACATTGATGGAGTATACAAAGTGGCGAAAGAAACATGGAGAGACACATACCGGGACATCATCCCCAAGGAAGTCCAGGATGAATTTCTTGATTTTGCCTACTCACGTGAAATGCTTGAAAAAAGAATGAAAGCAAGTACGATGCTTGTTGCTGACCAGGGTGAAACTGTAATCGGCTATATTCAGATCACCCGCAAAAACAGCGGGTCAAGCGCGGAACTGGATGCGATCTATATTTTGCCCGGCTATCAGCACGTAGGCATCGGCTCAAGGATGCTGACAGAAGGCATTAAACGGCTCAACGCCAATACCCTTTCAGTCGTTGTTGAAAAAGAAAACAAAAAAGGCAGGATGTTTTATGAAGGCAAAGGGTTCATTCCAGTAAAAGAATTCGAAGAGGAATTCCTCGGCTACCGCCTGAACTCCCTTGAAATGATGCTGAAGATTAAATAG
- a CDS encoding PrkA family serine protein kinase, translating into MDILKRIESYREQEERLKWEGTFAEYLEILKEKPWVAQTAHSRVYNMIKDAGIEEVDGQRQYKFFSGQLFGLEEALERLVEEYLHPAAKRLDVRKRILLLMGPVSGGKSTLVSMLKRGLEQYSRHENGAVYSIKGCPMHEDPLHLIPHHLREDFHREYGIRIEGNLSPLNTMRLEKEYGGRIEDVIIERIFFSEDKRVGIGTFSPSDPKSQDIADLTGSIDFSTIAQYGSESDPRAYRFDGELNKANRGMMEFQEMLKSDEKFLWHLLSLTQEGNFKAGRFALISADELIVAHTNEAEYRSFISNKKNEALHSRIIVMPIPYNLKVTDEERIYEKMIQESEMSHVHVAPHTLRIAAMFTILTRLKDSTKPGMDLLKKMRLYDGDLVEGFNQVDVKELKAEHSDEGMSGIDPRYVINRISSAIIRKDVAAVNALDVLRSLKEGLDQHPSISNEDRERFLNFISVARKEYDDIAKKEVQKAFVYSYEESAKTLLDNYLDNVEAYCNKNKLRDPLTGEEMNPDEKLMRSIEEQIGISENAKKAFREEILIRISAYARKGKRFDYNSHERLKEAIQNKLFADLKDVVKITTSTKTPDEQQLKKVNEVISRLIDEYGYNSVSANELLRYVGSLLNR; encoded by the coding sequence ATGGATATTTTAAAAAGAATCGAGAGCTACAGGGAACAAGAAGAGCGCCTGAAGTGGGAAGGTACCTTCGCGGAGTATCTCGAAATCTTGAAAGAAAAGCCGTGGGTTGCCCAAACTGCTCATTCACGAGTTTATAATATGATCAAAGATGCCGGAATTGAAGAGGTAGACGGCCAGAGGCAATACAAGTTTTTCAGCGGGCAGCTTTTCGGCCTTGAAGAAGCACTTGAGCGTCTGGTTGAAGAGTATTTACATCCGGCAGCCAAACGCCTTGATGTTCGCAAACGCATATTGTTGCTGATGGGACCAGTCAGCGGCGGTAAATCGACACTTGTTTCAATGTTGAAGCGCGGGCTTGAACAGTACTCGCGGCATGAAAATGGTGCTGTTTATTCGATTAAAGGATGCCCGATGCATGAAGACCCGCTCCATTTGATTCCGCATCACCTTCGGGAGGATTTCCACCGGGAGTACGGCATCAGAATCGAAGGGAACCTGTCGCCTCTCAATACGATGAGACTCGAGAAGGAATATGGCGGGCGCATTGAAGACGTCATAATCGAACGGATTTTCTTTTCTGAAGATAAACGGGTCGGTATCGGGACATTCAGCCCTTCTGATCCAAAGTCACAGGATATCGCCGATCTGACAGGAAGCATCGACTTTTCCACAATAGCGCAATATGGTTCGGAATCAGATCCGCGCGCCTACCGGTTTGATGGTGAATTGAACAAAGCCAACCGCGGAATGATGGAATTCCAGGAAATGCTGAAGAGTGACGAGAAATTTTTATGGCATTTGCTTTCCTTGACCCAGGAAGGGAATTTCAAGGCTGGCAGGTTCGCGCTCATTTCAGCGGATGAACTGATTGTCGCCCATACGAATGAAGCGGAATACCGGTCATTCATATCGAATAAGAAAAATGAGGCCCTGCACTCAAGGATCATTGTCATGCCGATTCCGTACAACCTAAAAGTGACTGATGAGGAACGGATTTATGAAAAAATGATTCAGGAGAGCGAAATGTCCCATGTCCATGTTGCGCCTCACACGCTTCGGATTGCGGCCATGTTCACGATTCTGACCAGGCTGAAGGATTCCACCAAGCCGGGGATGGATCTTTTGAAAAAAATGCGCCTCTATGACGGAGATCTTGTTGAGGGCTTCAATCAGGTGGATGTGAAGGAATTGAAGGCGGAACATTCCGATGAGGGAATGAGCGGCATTGACCCGCGCTACGTGATCAACCGGATTTCATCTGCCATCATCCGCAAGGACGTCGCTGCCGTAAATGCCCTTGATGTACTCCGCTCACTGAAGGAAGGTTTGGATCAGCACCCATCCATTTCAAATGAGGACAGGGAGCGGTTCTTGAACTTCATATCGGTCGCCCGCAAGGAGTACGATGACATCGCCAAAAAAGAAGTGCAAAAAGCGTTCGTGTACTCTTATGAGGAATCCGCGAAAACATTGCTCGATAACTACCTTGATAATGTTGAGGCATACTGCAACAAAAACAAACTGCGTGATCCTTTGACAGGGGAAGAAATGAATCCAGATGAAAAGCTGATGCGTTCCATCGAAGAACAGATCGGCATTTCTGAAAATGCGAAAAAGGCGTTCCGTGAAGAAATCCTCATCCGCATTTCGGCATATGCGCGGAAAGGAAAGCGCTTTGATTATAATTCCCATGAACGGCTGAAAGAAGCGATTCAGAATAAACTGTTTGCCGATTTGAAGGATGTCGTCAAAATTACAACATCCACGAAAACACCTGATGAACAGCAGCTGAAAAAGGTAAACGAGGTCATTTCGAGATTGATTGATGAGTACGGGTATAACTCCGTTTCAGCCAACGAATTGCTGCGCTATGTCGGCAGCCTGTTGAACAGGTAA
- the yhbH gene encoding sporulation protein YhbH, with protein sequence MSENDNMSFAISQEDWSLHRKGHDDQQRHQRKVQDAIKNNLPDLVSEENIIMSNGRDVVKIPIRSLDEYKIRYNYDKNKHVGQGDGDSQVGDVVARDGSSEQKAGPGKGKGVGDQPGEDYYEAEVSMLEIEEAFFKELELPNLQQKEQDENTIEDIEFNDIRKTGLMGNVDKKRTMLAAYKRNAMEGKASFQPIYPEDLRYKTWNEIQKPDSKAVVIAMMDTSGSMGLWEKYMARSFFFWMTRFLRTKYETVEIEFVAHHTEAKVVSEEDFFSKGESGGTICSSAYRKALELIETKYQPSRYNIYPFHISDGDNLTSDNARCLKYIKEIMKVSNMFGYGEVNQYNRHSTLMSTYKNVDEEKFRFYVMKKKSDVFYAMKHFFSNEEEKAVM encoded by the coding sequence ATGTCGGAAAACGATAATATGAGTTTTGCGATTTCACAAGAAGACTGGTCCCTCCACCGTAAAGGCCATGATGACCAGCAGCGGCACCAGAGAAAAGTACAGGACGCCATAAAAAACAATCTACCAGATCTCGTATCCGAAGAAAACATCATCATGTCTAACGGCAGAGATGTCGTCAAAATCCCAATCCGATCACTAGATGAATACAAAATCCGCTATAACTATGACAAAAACAAACATGTTGGCCAGGGAGACGGCGACAGCCAGGTGGGGGACGTTGTAGCGCGTGATGGAAGCAGTGAGCAAAAGGCAGGCCCTGGAAAAGGGAAAGGTGTCGGAGATCAGCCGGGTGAAGATTATTATGAGGCGGAAGTTTCGATGTTGGAGATTGAGGAAGCGTTTTTCAAGGAACTGGAGCTTCCGAACCTCCAGCAAAAGGAACAGGATGAAAATACGATTGAAGATATAGAGTTCAACGATATCCGCAAAACCGGCTTGATGGGAAATGTCGATAAAAAACGGACGATGCTCGCCGCCTATAAACGGAATGCGATGGAAGGAAAGGCATCCTTCCAGCCGATTTACCCGGAAGACTTACGCTACAAAACATGGAATGAAATCCAAAAGCCCGACTCCAAAGCAGTCGTCATTGCCATGATGGACACCTCGGGTTCGATGGGGCTGTGGGAAAAGTATATGGCACGCAGTTTCTTCTTCTGGATGACAAGGTTTTTGAGAACCAAATATGAAACAGTGGAAATCGAATTTGTAGCCCATCATACGGAAGCGAAAGTAGTCTCTGAAGAAGATTTTTTCTCCAAAGGCGAAAGCGGCGGAACGATTTGCTCGTCTGCATACCGTAAAGCACTTGAGTTGATCGAGACGAAATACCAGCCGTCACGCTATAACATCTATCCGTTCCACATATCCGATGGTGATAACCTGACATCAGATAATGCACGGTGTCTCAAATATATCAAGGAAATCATGAAAGTCTCCAACATGTTCGGCTATGGTGAAGTGAACCAGTATAACCGGCATTCGACCTTGATGAGCACTTACAAAAATGTCGATGAGGAAAAGTTCCGTTTCTATGTTATGAAAAAGAAGAGCGATGTGTTCTATGCGATGAAGCACTTTTTCAGCAATGAGGAAGAAAAGGCGGTAATGTAA
- a CDS encoding TerC family protein, translating into MEAGLLLEYGWVLLVLIALEGLLAADNALVLAIMVKHLPEEKRKKALFYGLAGAFVFRFASLFVISFLVDVWQVQAIGALYLLFISINHIVRKTIKKQSEGVDNLKKTKEKKPSGFWVTVIKVELADIAFAVDSILAAVALAVALPASGLPAIGGLDGGKFLVIFAGGLIGLIIMRFAANFFVTLLHRRPGLEIAAFMIVGWVGVKLAVYTLSHPALGVLSEAFAHSTAWKVSFYAVLVLIALGGWLFSNDNAEKDQEVKELQQSEV; encoded by the coding sequence ATGGAAGCAGGTTTGCTGCTTGAGTATGGCTGGGTTTTACTTGTATTAATCGCTCTGGAAGGACTGCTTGCCGCTGACAATGCGCTTGTGCTGGCAATTATGGTAAAACATCTTCCGGAAGAAAAAAGGAAGAAGGCACTGTTCTACGGACTTGCCGGTGCGTTTGTGTTTAGATTCGCTTCACTGTTCGTCATTTCATTCCTGGTTGATGTATGGCAGGTGCAGGCGATTGGCGCCCTCTATTTGCTGTTTATTTCAATTAATCATATTGTCAGGAAAACAATAAAAAAACAATCAGAGGGGGTAGACAATCTTAAAAAAACGAAGGAAAAAAAGCCATCCGGGTTTTGGGTAACTGTCATTAAAGTCGAGCTGGCTGATATCGCGTTTGCAGTCGATTCCATCCTGGCAGCGGTCGCACTTGCCGTTGCACTGCCGGCTTCAGGACTTCCGGCAATCGGCGGATTGGATGGCGGAAAATTCCTCGTCATATTCGCCGGCGGTTTGATCGGCTTGATCATCATGAGGTTTGCGGCGAACTTTTTCGTCACACTGCTTCATAGAAGGCCCGGCCTGGAAATCGCAGCCTTTATGATTGTCGGATGGGTTGGTGTGAAGCTTGCCGTGTACACACTTTCGCACCCCGCCCTTGGTGTTTTATCAGAGGCGTTCGCTCATTCAACGGCATGGAAGGTCTCCTTCTACGCTGTCCTCGTGTTGATCGCACTTGGAGGCTGGCTGTTTTCAAACGATAATGCGGAGAAGGACCAGGAAGTTAAGGAATTACAGCAATCTGAAGTATAA
- a CDS encoding MFS transporter → MDNKKALAILFLVMFLVMAGFGIIIPVLPFYAEEIGANPTELGLLMAVYSFMQLLFAPVWGKISDRVGRKPVIMIGIFGLAVSFFLMAIATELWMLFAARILGGFLSSANMPTTMAYVADVTSDENRGKGMGIIGAAIGLGFVFGPGIGGVFAEYSLSAPFFLSGILSLITFLVVLFVLKESLPPEARTAEGSKRESRWAAFKGEVTILYILQLFVSFSLAGLEATFAYFAAERAGLDAKSLGYIFMIMGLAGAFVQGGLVGRLTKRFGEGKVIQGGIIVSAIGFGLVLLVNDFTTAAIYLTIFGIGNGVIRPSVSSLITKESHAGYGSATGLLSSFDSLGRIAGPPVGGWLFTIAIGLPYIFGVIISIGALMLYAVYAIRNNKNEPHAV, encoded by the coding sequence ATGGATAATAAAAAAGCACTGGCCATTCTTTTTTTGGTCATGTTCCTGGTAATGGCCGGTTTCGGCATTATTATACCCGTCTTGCCTTTTTACGCAGAGGAGATTGGAGCAAACCCGACAGAGCTTGGGCTTCTTATGGCGGTATACTCATTTATGCAGCTATTATTTGCTCCGGTATGGGGGAAGATTTCCGATCGGGTCGGCCGCAAACCTGTCATCATGATCGGCATTTTCGGACTGGCCGTTTCATTTTTCCTTATGGCCATTGCCACTGAGTTATGGATGCTGTTCGCGGCCAGAATCCTAGGAGGGTTTCTATCCTCGGCCAACATGCCGACGACAATGGCTTACGTTGCAGATGTGACATCAGATGAAAATCGCGGAAAAGGAATGGGGATCATCGGTGCCGCTATCGGTCTCGGATTTGTGTTCGGGCCTGGTATCGGCGGCGTCTTTGCCGAATACAGCCTGAGTGCTCCTTTTTTCCTTTCCGGCATTCTTTCACTTATAACCTTCCTTGTCGTGTTATTTGTATTGAAGGAATCGCTTCCTCCTGAAGCACGTACAGCCGAAGGCAGCAAACGAGAATCACGCTGGGCGGCTTTTAAGGGCGAAGTGACGATTTTGTATATCCTGCAATTGTTCGTTTCGTTTTCCCTGGCAGGCCTTGAAGCGACTTTTGCTTATTTTGCCGCTGAAAGAGCAGGGCTTGATGCTAAGTCACTCGGATATATTTTCATGATTATGGGTCTTGCAGGCGCTTTTGTACAGGGGGGCCTGGTTGGCAGGTTGACAAAGCGTTTCGGTGAAGGGAAGGTGATCCAGGGCGGAATCATCGTTTCCGCCATCGGATTCGGGCTTGTACTGCTGGTAAATGATTTTACAACGGCAGCGATATACTTGACGATATTCGGCATCGGTAACGGTGTTATCAGGCCGAGTGTATCTTCTTTGATCACAAAAGAATCTCATGCAGGTTACGGATCGGCTACCGGACTCCTTTCTTCGTTTGATTCGCTGGGACGCATTGCAGGGCCGCCGGTAGGTGGATGGCTGTTTACGATTGCCATTGGACTGCCCTACATTTTTGGGGTCATCATTTCAATTGGCGCCCTTATGCTGTACGCTGTCTATGCCATCCGAAATAACAAAAATGAACCGCACGCCGTATAA